The following coding sequences lie in one Caretta caretta isolate rCarCar2 chromosome 28, rCarCar1.hap1, whole genome shotgun sequence genomic window:
- the LOC142068393 gene encoding putative ATP-dependent RNA helicase DDX10, with the protein MDLEGNYVDALDPERLIQCPYDNYHRIRACWFPYHLIKCRKISPNEIERFSDFPLSNKTLKGLQEAQYRMVTEIQRQTIGLSLQGKDVLGAAKTGSGKTLAFIIPASN; encoded by the exons TTGATGCTTTGGATCCAGAGAGGTTAATACAATGTCCCTATGATAACTATCATCGAATCAGGGCCTGTTGGTTTCCCTATCATCTTATAAAGTGCAGGAAG ATCAGCCCAAATGAAATTGAAAGATTTTCAGATTTCCCATTgtcaaacaaaacactgaaag GTTTGCAAGAAGCACAGTATCGCATGGTTACTGAGATACAGAGGCAGACCATAGGCTTGTCGTTGCAAGGTAAAGATGTACTTGGAGCTGCAAAGACTGGATCAGGCAAAACCTTGGCATTTATTATCCCAGCAAGTAACTGA